Within the Ochrobactrum vermis genome, the region GGCAATGAGGAGCAACGTCAGCGCCTTCTGCCAAAACTCGCATCTATGGAATCGCTTGCCAGCTATTGTCTGACCGAACCTGGATCCGGCTCGGATGCAGCGGCACTCAGGACGCGCGCCACACGCGATGGCGACCACTATGTCCTCAACGGTTCCAAACAGTTCATTTCCGGTGCAGGCGCTACAGATATCTATGTGACCATGGTGCGTACCGGTGAGGACGGCCCCAATGGGATTTCCACCATCGTTGTGCCAAAAGATGCACCCGGCCTTTCCTTTGGCGCCAATGAATTCAAGATGGGCTGGAACGCGCAACCGACGAGAACCGTCAATTTCGACAATTGCCGCGTTCCGGTTGAAAACCTTCTCGGCGAGGAAGGAACAGGCTTTCGTATAGCGATGGCAGGTCTTGATGGCGGCCGCCTCAATATTGCCGCCTGCTCGCTTGGCGGCGCGCAATCGGCACTCGACAAGTCGCTGGAATATTGCAGCCAGCGCAAGGCCTTCGGCCAGACAATTGATCGTTTTCAGGTATTGCAGTTCCGCCTCGCCGACATGGAAACGGAACTCTCGGCATCGCGTCTTCTGCTTTATACCGCTGCCAGCAAGCTGGATCGTAAGACCCACGATGCTGGTAAATGGTCGGCCATGGCCAAACGCTTCGTCACCGATACAGGTTTCGACGTGGCGAATGAAGCACTGCAGCTCTTTGGCGGCTATGGCTATCTGCATGAGTATGGAATCGAAAAAATCGTCCGCGATCTGCGAGTTCACCAGATCCTCGAAGGTACGAACGAGATCATGCGTGTGATCATTGCGCGCCAGATGATCGGGCGTTGATTCTAAATTAACAACCGCCAAGGGAGGAATTCACTATGGCCACAATAGCATTTATCGGCCTTGGCAATATGGGCGGCCCGATGGCTGCAAATCTCGTGAAAGCCGGTCATACCGTCCGCGGCTTCGACCTTTTGCCACAGCACCTCGAAGAGGCAAAAGCAAACGGTCTCTCGATCGCTTCGACCGCACAGGATGCGGTCGCGGATGTCGACGTGGTAATCA harbors:
- a CDS encoding isobutyryl-CoA dehydrogenase encodes the protein MDAAGQNQFELNEDQLAIQDMARAFASDRVAPQALQWDRDKHFPIDVLRETGPLGMGGIYVREDVGGSALNRLDAVLIFEALATACPSFSAFVSIHNMAAWMIDTYGNEEQRQRLLPKLASMESLASYCLTEPGSGSDAAALRTRATRDGDHYVLNGSKQFISGAGATDIYVTMVRTGEDGPNGISTIVVPKDAPGLSFGANEFKMGWNAQPTRTVNFDNCRVPVENLLGEEGTGFRIAMAGLDGGRLNIAACSLGGAQSALDKSLEYCSQRKAFGQTIDRFQVLQFRLADMETELSASRLLLYTAASKLDRKTHDAGKWSAMAKRFVTDTGFDVANEALQLFGGYGYLHEYGIEKIVRDLRVHQILEGTNEIMRVIIARQMIGR